From Alteromonas sp. RKMC-009, one genomic window encodes:
- a CDS encoding YSC84-related protein, producing MINLIRTIKTKRIMFAAGVLMLVSGCASMGSGTVAEKRDAILTMQDVALAKLYKEKPDVKAQIETAPGYAVFSNANVNIIFVSAGTGYGVVNNNTTGHQTYMNMAEGGVGLGIGAKDYRIVLVFHSQKAINYFIENGWTAGGNADATAKAGQKGMSVEGEGYLGDITVYTMTESGLALQASVKGTKFWPDKQLN from the coding sequence ATGATAAATCTGATTAGAACGATAAAAACTAAACGTATTATGTTCGCTGCCGGTGTACTGATGCTGGTATCAGGCTGCGCTTCCATGGGCAGTGGCACCGTTGCTGAAAAACGGGACGCCATACTAACCATGCAGGATGTGGCGCTGGCGAAACTCTACAAAGAAAAACCCGATGTAAAAGCGCAAATAGAAACAGCGCCCGGCTATGCCGTTTTCAGCAATGCGAATGTGAACATTATTTTTGTTTCAGCCGGTACCGGCTATGGTGTTGTTAACAACAACACAACCGGCCACCAGACATACATGAACATGGCCGAGGGCGGTGTGGGACTGGGGATCGGAGCAAAAGATTACCGCATTGTGCTGGTGTTTCATTCTCAAAAAGCCATTAATTACTTTATTGAGAACGGCTGGACCGCAGGCGGTAACGCAGATGCCACTGCAAAGGCTGGTCAAAAAGGCATGTCGGTTGAAGGTGAAGGGTATTTAGGTGATATTACCGTTTACACAATGACGGAATCCGGTCTTGCTCTGCAGGCCTCGGTAAAAGGCACCAAATTCTGGCCAGACAAACAACTCAACTAA